The Triticum aestivum cultivar Chinese Spring chromosome 6D, IWGSC CS RefSeq v2.1, whole genome shotgun sequence genomic sequence GGAAAACGATACATCAATACCTGGTCTGCCATCGCCATCGCCAGTGATGATATCACCGACGGCTCGGTGATTCCGTCGTGCAGGAAGAGCCTGGGGGAGGCACTGTGGGTGTTGTTGCAGATGACCTCAAAGTCTCGCTGTGGCGGCCGGAAGCAGCCCGGCCCTATGCCGAACGGGTAATCGAAACTTAGGTTGCCACAACTTTTCTGGCATCCGGCCTGGGAGGCAAGAGTACTCCTGTTCCCGGCTTGGCTTCCTTGCACGCCAGCGGATGCTCGCATGGTTGCCATCCGTAGCAACAGCAGCGCGAGCAAGCAGAAGagcctcatcttcttcatcagagtATTCGAGGGGAAATGGTGTATTGACTATTGAGGGGTGTCTCGCTGTTTTAGCTTCCAGCTTTGGCGCTCTTATACATGTCCAATATCTAAACGGAATTACACTGTCGTACTCCATTTCTTTAAACAGAATTACACGTTCCATCGCCGTTGTGGAGAAAAAAGAAAGACCACTAGCGCGCCACGACAAATGCAGACAAGTGGGTGGTACACGCCCACTGGGAGGTAGGAGCTAGGAGCTCCACAGAAGCCCCTCATTGCGCTGCCTCTCAATCGTCATCTCAGACCATCTCAGACCGAAACCCTTACATCAACTGGTAACATCTTCCAGCTGCCAAATAGCTCTTGACCGATGCATTAGTGCCAGGACGAATAGATTGATGCGGCGTGGTCCCAACTCGTCACAATCAACTTCAATCTTTGTTTAGAGCAGTGCACGGACATCAGTTAGATGGTTATTTGGGTGAGGATTTGTTACCACCAGGCAGCCTCGAGTGCCTCACTCTGCTTGGTCCTCTAGTCAATGCAATAAAATGGATCCATGAGCTTCAGAATCTCTCCAAGTTAATGCTACAGGGGAGTGAATTGAGGTCAGACGATGCCATATAAGCCCTTGGGGTTCTACCAAATATTGAGGCTCTACGCTCACACGGGTCCATTTTGAGGAAGATGTGATGCCTAATCTCGAGCTGTTACAAGTTGGTTGTTGCGAAAAGTTGAATGCATTCTCCAAGCCCTCACAAAAATCTCATGGAAATTGGGCTGTCAGCACTGACAAGACTCTAGGAAATTTGATTGAGTAGTGGTGTTGTCCGCGAAGATTTTAAGGAAGAGGTGGAGAGGCTGGCCGCGAAGCATATGAACCACGTTAGAGTGAATATTATCTACCTCTCTCTATGTATGAATATTAGTGTGCCTACTTGCTCATGTACTCGACTAGACTACTAGTACTACACATAGAGTGAGAATTGTGCCTCTAATATGACTAGTagattgcccgtgcgttgccacgggccaacAAATGAATTTGTAAACAATGCTCATTTTACTCCCCACGAACAAACACATTGCACGCAATGTTCAACCACAGCACAAACACAAGTATCTTCTATGTATTTCAACAAACTCCATGCACCCCTCTAGCCTCTCTTCTCCATTGAACATGTCGTTCATCGCCTTCTTTGGCCATACATCAATCATCATCTCATTGCCCCTTGACTCTTCATGTGGCTTCTATGCCATTGTTTTGTTGTCTCACTCTACTACATACGCTATGCAATTTTTTTTAACAGAAGGAGCGCCCGAGGGCGCTATTCATTGAACTTTCATACGCATCTTACATCAAGGATACGAAATCCATAGATTACAAAGTTGCTCAAAGCGAGCAACATTGGACATTGGATACTCCTATGAGATGAGCTAATACAGTATAGTACAGTATGAGCTAATACAGTATGTGGTAGCTAATACAAAGCTTTTTCAGTGAGTCCTTTGCACAGTTATGAGCAACACCATTCAAATCTCTTTTGATGTGATTATCTTTAACATAAGAGACCTGGAAACATTGAAGTATTGTCCTATCTGTGAATGGATTTCACAATGTCCCGGGTTTGAAATTCGCCAGAATCTGCAGCTCTTGCAAGTACCTGATTATCTGTCAGAATGGTGGACCGATAAAACCTGTAACTTTGGACTCTACCTGAAGCCCTTTCATTATAGCTTGAGCAGCTTGATGCACCTGAGTTGGATGTCCCTATTTTCTTCCAAAATGTTTGTCACTTCCCACCTTCCATATACACCAGAAAAAAGTCATTAGATTGCATATGGAAGCATAGTGGTGTCCCGAACTTAAGATTGCTTGAATAATATTAGGAATTGATCTGTAATGTTGCACAAAGTAATCAGACCTAAGAAACCATGGTTCTAAATAATGATTTCCAAATCACAAATGCTATAGATAAAAGAATGCACCATAGAGCTGCATGTTTGCAGTTAGAACATAAGATCAAACTTCAATTAACAAAAcatcaaaataatgatttcctaTCAACCCCAAATTATCTCACACGTATGTATATCCGTCCACACACATAGCTAATATCACTGATATAAGCCATTTATAAATGCAGCTCGTAAAGCATAAATGCTATAGATAAAAGAATGTAGGGTCCCAAAAATCGTAATATAGGAACAAAGCCCCATCTCTTGTCAGGAACATTATTCCATAGAGATCATTTTTGGCTTGTTTGCATGTCTACATCAGAACAAGTAAAATATGGATGGAGGAATATCCAAGTCTCTCTCTAACCAAACATGTTATACGTACAAATACACACCTTACTACTATTTCTATCAGAACAAGCAAACTCCCTAGTACAACAATTTTTTGGTGAATCATGGGAATCCTTCTCTGGACCAATAAGTCTACTGCCTAAACATATCGGGTGCTACAAATCTGATTAACAAAATAAGTAGATACAGTTGCTTACTCAAGCTCCGGAAAATCTCCTGAAGAAAATATGTCAGAACTATTCATTTGAAATTCCCAATATATAGCACATAATACCAGTCTTTAATTGAACAATTGTTTACTCACTGACAGTGATCTGTCTGAAAAGGCACAAGTTTGTCAGAACAGAAAATGACTTGAAAGACCAGGAGTTAACAGAAGGCTCATTTCTAAATGGGGGTGATGAAAAAAATCAGACATATGACAAATGATTTCACAACATATTATGAAGGAGTTATATGCGGGCATCTCCTTGTTGAAAAATTTAGTTTACAATAGTTATAATGGACCACCATGTAAACAATAAGTTATGTATAAGTCTTAATAACATGGAAAAGAAACATCACATGATGCCAGCTAGTTGCCAACTTGAATAGCTAGCAAATTGCTTGAAGCAAAATGTATATTTACAGTTTTAACAGAAACGTGCTACAAAGATGCGTTCCTGGCTATCAGTTTCAGCTAACTGAAACAGAGTGCGACAATTGCCATACCATGTTCAAATTAAATGGTTAACACACACCAATCATCGGTTGATTACCTCAATCCATTCCTGGCTACTGCGGTACCACCTCTTATGGGGATCTAACAGGGTCGTTTCCATTCTTATAATGATTTACTTGTAACAAAGACACCTAGTTTCGTTCGCAAAGAAACAAATACCACTTAAGTACTTCATTCTTCTACATGGCAGTAAAACTATATGCACCAACCAACATTCCGATAAAAATGGCTTTCAGCCAAGACAGCGCAGAAAAGCCTAAACATGACTCATAGCTGACCAAAATGTGCACAGTTACGCATAAATACAAATCAAGCCCAATCTAAGGCCGGGCATGGCCAACAGATGGGAGAAAAAACAACAAGTTCTAGTGGTTCAGGAATGAATCATGTGTaacatctctatctctctcttctcTAAAAAAaacatctctatctctctctccccaCCTCTAGTCTTGTTTATTTCCACCTTATTGAAAGTTGCATAACACACCTTTGCTTCTTTTCTGTCTTGTGAACTAAGTTCTCTAGAATACTATGTTCTTTTTTATCAAGAGGGaaataatttaattatgaaaagaAAAAACTTATGTAGCATCAGTTCTAGTTGATTTTAGCAATTCCTTTTACATCTGGAATAATTCATTGTTATCAATCTAAAAACACAAAGCAGATATTACCTTTGCTGCATCAGACcccaaatatatgagaaataatcGGATGTGGAAGTTCCTGACAATGATATTGTATTTTTAATATCTAAACAAAATTATTATTGTAAGCATGTCGGATACACAGTTAAATCTAAAATCCAAATAACAAATGGACAATTCGAAAGACAAGTGTGGGAAACAAATGGTAGAATAtaaaaattgagctgaatatttcGTCTAATGTTGAACAAAAAATCCCACAGTCTGAGATACCTTACAAAAGGAAAGGAGCAATATAGCAAGTCAACAACATAACTACGACATGTTGGTACATTTCCATCTACTACAGTTACTAAGCAATTGCAAGTCCACTGTGAACTTATACAGCGTAACACTAATCAGCCGGGCCAGCATGTATATTAAATCAGTAAAAAGGAAACAAAGCCTGATGTACTGCTTGCGCCATCCACACAGCGTAGCACTAATCAGCCGAACCAGCGGGTATATTAAATCAGTACAAAGGAAACAAAGTCTGATGTactgcttgccatccacacaatTCAGACCTAACAAAGTTTCAAAGGTGTGGTATACAAGGCACACTTCCGACCACAGGTCAATCGACTGAAATACAACTCATGACAAAAATAATCAAGGGCCAAGTTCATTGTGATTCTACCTTGTGCAGATGTAGACAGAGCTTTCTGAGTTTGTAAGTACTCAGTATTACTACAGATCCTGCTTGCACTCAGCCAATGTAGTTGAACTTGCGAGTGGGTGGAGACATTGCCTGAACCTACAAAGATTACAGGTGCACGTTACTTACTTTGTATCATTGACGCTTGTGGATCCTCCAGTACCAGCAACACGTGAAGAGTGCGGGCCTCCAAGGGGAAGAGATACGTATCGTAGCTTGAGTGTCCCCTCCCACTGTGGAACCGTGGAAGTAATCCACCAAGCGCAAGAACCTGTCGATGAAGGAGTGACCAGTTGACGTCGTTGTGCCAAGAGGACACCTCCTGTTGCTTGCACTCATAATGGAGGAGACACTCGATGGCAAGGGGTTCGGCGGCGTCAAATGGTTGCCGTCGACGTAGCAACGAGATCGGCGTCGGCGAAGGGATCAGCGGCGGCGAACGGATCCGCTGGGGCATAGTACATTTTGCAGTTGCTCAACATAACGATGCACCAGATATTCAACATTAAACATGGTCTTGTTCCAAAAAAGAAAACTTCTGTTTAAGTATACAATCAAGTGTGCCTATGTAATCGACACAAATACATGGCAAGGTTTTTAGGAATTGCAAGGTGGCCCAGGACCAGAAAGGTCCCTAAATCATCTAAATATAAATACATGGCTAAGTTATTAATACCTTTCCTTTTTTAAAAATATGACAATCTCCAGCAGGGCAATCACTAAAGTTTGGCAGCGAAGAAAGATTTTAGAATCCTATAGTCAGCCCCTCTTTTCCTCTCTGTGAGCAGACAGTGTAAGTTCGATACTTTGGAGATATtcactcaacaaaagaaactataaAATAAGATAATCTACAACATATTGAGGCAACAACAAATATTCCTGAACTCAATAGTCTAGAAAATATGATTGAATAATGATGCCAAGAAGACAACAACAGAAGAATTCTCACCAACAAGTAATTCAGAAAATTGACCAGCGGTTAATATAGATAAAGTCGGGAGATGAACATCTATAAAATATCAACAACGAATTGTAGAAATATAGAGATAACTTCACAATCACAGTGTGTTGAAGAAATATAAACAACATGCATGTTTACATGCTAGTGGCTATCCAATCAGCTATCTTCTGTGTGCGCATGTGTTGCTAGTCAATCAGTCAATACACTTATTCGAGCTATGCTGCTACCCAAGTTTGATCTCTCTCAAGGCAAGCGAGCTTTGCTGTGTTTGCAATTTGCCGTCAGCCAAAGACACGTGACAGCTGAAATACTGGTTTCAGAAATATACGTATGCTAGTGGTTTATATATCTCGATCAAAGATCATCTGAGTGTCTGACAATTCGACATGACCCTTGCGTAAGAGGGACATATGATCCACCTATTACTTCATACATGATACATGTTAGATCTCTTCATAACATGTAGGCATTTCAGGTACGAAAGTGCTCTGCACTCGATTGGCTCCTGGATGATTTGTGCTCGACAGGATTAGGAGCCACATAGATTTAAAAAAAAAAGTTAATCCTATGGTCTACCTGACTTGTCGTCTGTGGATCGTGCGTCGATACTCGTGTGCATAGCAGTGCTCTTTCAGGAAAGACGAACATGTTTTAGAACATCATGTGTGGAAActaaaataaacaaataaataaagaaCATTAATTGTCTAACAGTCCTTTTTCACTGTTATGACTATAAGGATTTTTTTCCAATTCACGAAAATACATTGATCCAGCAATTCTCAATGTCGATTGTTTACCATGGTTTTAATCAACCCGCCATCGAAACCACTGCATATGTCTGTGTCAGATAACAATATGCTAATGAACATTTATTCTCCACTTGATTTAAACAATCATTCATTCTTCATTAAAATTGCAATATGCACCTTTTTTACAATCAATACCATATATACTATAGTAGGAAATAGTACATGGTATAGATACATGAGCTGAATAAATCTAGACGCGATCACCAAGGCAAAGAATTTTTCAAGAAAAGAAGAGACGCACAATCTACCAAAAATTCTAGAACATCAGAGCAATATGCACTACACACACGGGCATAATATAATGACAACGCAGGAGAGGACAAAGATTGACGTACCTGTGATGGTATCCTCGATGGAGCAAAGGGATTCTTGAATTCTGGGATGTTGGTTTTCCACGCATCCACGTACATCTGCAATGCCTCATGCAGGCGCCACTACATTCCCTTGGAGAGGCCGACGAACGTGGTGATGCCGAGTACGAGTTGCGGCTCGCGACGCGCAGGTGCACCCTACCCCCCGCCCCTTCTTCATCTTGATCGGTGGCGACCGGCGTGTGAGCTCCGGCAAACTCATCTGTTGGCGTGGTGCGCGCGGTGATGGCGGGGTTCCGCGGCGGCAGAACCTGACGATGTCCAAGCGGGGAGCCCTCGGCGCGGGCGTGGTGGTCGCAGAAGAtgggggcggcggcgtggtggtcGCAGAAGATGGGGGTGTGGGAACCCTAGCGCGTGCGAGGGGCTCGGGGACAGGAGCGATTGGTGCGAGGGGAGAAAAGGGAGCTCGCTGGTCGAAGTGTTTTTTTTTACGGGAGAAAACCAATGTGAAGAGGTGGCGGTACGGTAGGACAAAAAACCTACGAAAAAAATCAGCAAAGGTAGGAGGAGGACGAAAATAAACCAGGGAAGATGGGACGAAAATTaaccggcggagactaccaactgcttcattaggagtagagatatcacAACTTTTTCTCTGGCTTACAAATCTACGACTTGACTTTCTTTTAATTTATTTGTCATTGAGCGAATAGGCATTGCAGACTCGGCCATATACAACATGACTATAATGTAATGCAGCAGCTGTATCACTTAAAAGCGCAATACAAAGCACTTCCTTTGCTGTGCTCCTGTGCATTCATATGAAAAATCACAAGCTTTGGCAGATCAATCAATGGCTGCTGGAGCAGAACTTTACGCTCTTAACCATACGGTTCGTAGACCGTACCTGCACAGCAATAAATTTCATTGGTTTTGTTGTAGAGTGAAATTAAGAGATAAATGAGGAGTCCAAATCTTATATTtattaattggaggcaccatacgaGCCTTCATGTTCATCCACATCAGTAAAATTAATTTAACCATTAGATTTTAAATTTAAAGGTCAAGATCTATTAACAAAAGCTACCTTCTTTTCTTCTGAAAAAGAAACACCACATACATGAGGAGGACCAATCCTACACGTATAAGAAAATagggtcttttacatctgtgtccctaactcgaacccactactcatatttgcccctaattttaaagcttgctcaaatttgcccctccaccGTTATGTGCCCTTACGGAAATGCCCTTTCGTGCTGTTTCCGTtaggtcaaagggctttgaccgtttTCTGGATGTTAGTCGGACATTTTGCCCCTGACTCCATGTGACAGTTACATGCGGGACCCATTCGAAATAAACAAAAGGAAAACTAGGTCAGCTCAGATCTACCATGGGTCACTCAGTTACACATGGGACCTaccaaggaaaaagaaaaaaacactcTCCCTCATCCCTTCTTTTTCCCGGCCGTCAGCGGATGCGCTCGCCGGCTGTTCGCCGTAGGGGGGCGGTTGACCGCGCGGGGAGGGCGCCAGCAATGCGAGCTACGCGAGGCGCAAGCTCACCGGGCGCAGTAGGGTGTAGATGCGCGCACGCATGGCCAACACACAGCCGAGGTCAGTCATGGTGGCCGGCTTCGAGCAGGGGGCTCCGGGCATGGAATCGGGTAGGGGATGATGAGAGTAGGGGTGCGAGCTTTCCTAGATGACTTGAGAGAGGTCGGGTTGGTGAAGAATGGCTCATGGCGGCCGAATTTAGGACGGGAAGAGTGACGGCCTTGGCGGAGTTCGACGTCCCGGGCATCGTCTACGGTGGCCCCAGGCCCGATTCACTGCGCAGGGCGGAGGAGAGGCACCCGACGAAGCTCATGGACATGCTCGTATTGCTGGATTTGGATTCCGGCCGCGGTGGCTAACGGCGTCGTCGACCGAAGCTCTTAGACGCTCTCAGGTGATTGCTTCTGTGATAGCTCCAACGATAGCTACGGGCGGCGGCTCCACCCCCTCCGCCGGACCACCCCGAGCCTCCCACCACGGCCCTCACACGCAGGCGTCTGTCCTTCACCGGCGACGGCCACCGGCCGAGCCGCCAAGCCTCGTCGTGACCACGTGAGAACAGGAGTTGACCCTGACATTGGGTCCAATGGCCCACATgtcagggagagagagggggaggttaTGAGAGAGGGAGACCTTTTTTATTGGTGGGCTCCACGTGTAAGTTAGACAGAgaggtttttttccttttcctagGTAGGTCCCACATGTAAGTGGGATGTGCACAGAGGGGCAAAAATGTCCAGCAAACTTGAGGAaaacggtcaaagccctttgacccgacggaaacggcacggaagggcatttctataagggcacctaacggcagaggggtaaatttgagcatacttcgaaattaggggtaaatctgagtaggtggtttgAGTTAGGGACAAAAATGCAAATGGCCCAAGAAAATAAGTCCTTAGCCCTCACGACACACCTTTGGAAAAAGTCCACCCCAAAAGCTCCCTCACAGAAAAGAAATCTCCCACACATACATGAGGAGAAGTCCTCAACACCACGTACATAatcctaaaaaaacaaaaaaaacacgtACACGTGCCTAATTTTTTTTAGTTGCCCGTTCCTTCTCTGCACATAGGAAAAAAAGACACGTAAAAAGAAGTGCTCAAGACCCGTTCAAAATGTTCACATCGCAGGTTTCTAAAAAAGAAAAAGTGCGGACATGTTTCCTTCGAAAAGAAAACAGACATGTACAAATAAAGAATCATAAAGACCTATGCTAATAAAAAAATAGTCTATACATATCTGAAGAAGAAATTTCAATTTCACCGTACAAAAAGACCAGTCAAGATAATATATATACGACACAAACATACAAAATCTTTTGGAACAGATAGATAAGTATATTGTTTACATTAGAAGAAATGTATATTATGTAAATGATAAAGTAGCTTTGTAGAAGTGGTAATACATATACGCCGACCACGGCAAAGCAGTATGGCCTTAGACAACGGAATCGAAACTAAATGACAAACACATCCACCTAAGCAATAACCACTAAGAGTATCATTCAAGAATATTTGGTACCTCTTCTAATAATTAATTTACTTTATGCAATATTTGATTTATTTATCTATATAATTAGCCCATCCCGCAAGTGCCTCTTAGGCTTTTCAAACTTTGTTGAGGAGTTAGTGTGTATATGCATGTTTGTCCAAATTTTTGTTGAGCTGTGTTATATAAGCTACCATGTGGATCAAATTCGAAAATATTATTTTGTAGGCCAGGAAGACGTGTATCTGGCCATACGGATCAAATTTATACATACTTTATCCATACGTCCATTGCTTAGTAGAAaacataaatttcacaaagatgtATAGTGGCCACAATGTGAGGAAGGATCCATTCAGACCAATAATGCCAGTTTGCGCAACATAAAGGGAAAATGGATACACTCTGGCCAATCACGAAGCCTATAAATACATGTGTATACTTAATGTTATTATTGTTTGAATAACGAACTTTTTTACAGCCAATATGATATCCATAATTCATACTATTGCATTTAAATGTTACTACAATAGTTTTCGTAATTATGGACCCCTATAATATCTAGACCGTGCAAACGCATGGGATGATGACTAGTGATTCACTACTTCCATTGCAATGTGGGAGACCTACTTATATACATGGTGAaggggtgtgttggggagacatCTTTTCCCCAACAGACATCTCATGGGAGACATTTCTCCCATAAAATTGATCACATGTTTTATTTCTCAGCACTCCCCCTTGACCAGTTCGTCATTTGTATATTGCAAACTAAAAACTCCTTCAAAACCATGTGGGAAAAATTGAGGAAAAACCTTATAATGATATGCCAtcgaaaactcctttaaaacccagTGAAAAAATATAAGGAGAAACCAATATGGCGTATATCCACACTTGTATTTATATTGTCTTGTTAAAAACCTTATATGAGAAACACATAAAGGAAAAAAGAGCACAATGAATGATTTGAAGATCAGCAACAGGTTATAACTTGGGATTTTACTCCCATGAACTTTGCAAACATCAATGTTGTCTCATACCAATTCCACGAACCTGATTCTGGAATATAAACGTTGGTAGAGGCATTGCGAATATCACAATAATCCGTTTGTTGCTTATCCTCTTACATTTCTGTAATTTGCGAGGATAAATATAACCTATAAGCAATACAGGTGACATTATCTTGTTAGATAATGTAGTTGATTCCAATGAATCTCCACATGATCTCACATGTGGCTCATCATTCTATGAAGCCATGTATATCTTGTCATGCTTCAAATAAAATAATTACAGCAGAATGATCACTGCAAGGACCCATTTAGAGTCTATTCTGAAGGCTTCCCTCGGAATACTATTCCAATAAACCCAGTCTTTGATATGGCACCATTGGGATCAATTTATTAGCCACTATCAGGATATAACAGCTATAATCAAGACCTTTTGTGTCTTGGACATATCTAAGGATATTCCTTACTGCAACTACTATACCTTTTGTTGGGGATTGCACTCTCAATATGTTGCCAACCAATATAATGTCAGGCACTAACATATTTTGTAAGATATATATGAGTGCTTCGATGGTATTCAAATATAGAACTTCAGGTCCACTATCAATTCACTATCTCCCCCCAGTCTGAATGGGCTTTGTATCCCATGCGTCGGGATGCTATAACCGCATGCAGGTGGAGCTGCAACCGCgcgcctgtgacgcccccgatttgaccgtacactaatcatgcacgcaaatgtgtacgaccaagatcagggactcacgggaagatatcacaacacaactctaaaacataaataagtcatacaagtatcataatacaagccaggggcctcgagggcccgaatacaagtgctcgatcatagacgagtcagcggaagcaacaatatctgagtacagagataagttaaacaagtttgccttaagaaggctagcacaaaagtagcaacgatcgaaaaggcaaggcctcctgcctgggacctcctgactactcctggtcgtcgtcagcggcctgcacgtagtagtaggcacctccagtgtcgtaggtgtcgtcgtcgacggtggcgtctggctcctggactccaatatctggttgcgacaatcagatagataggaagggggggaagagggagagaagcaaccgtgagtactcatccaaagtactcgcaagcaaggagctacactacatatgcatgggtatatgtataaagggacatatcagtggactgaactgcagaatgccagaataaaggggggatagctagtcctgtcgaagactacgcttctggtcatctccatcttgcagcatatagaagagaatagagtgaagtcctccaagtagcatcgcatagcataatcctacccggcaatcccctcctcgtcgccctgttagagagcgatcaccgggttgtatctggcacttggaagggtgtattttattcagtatccagttctagttgtcataagctcaaggtacaactccgggtcgtccttttaccgagggacacggctattcgaatagataaacttccctgcaggggtgcaccacataacccaacacgctcgatcccaattggccggacacacttttctgggtcatgcccggcctcgtaagatcaacgcgtcgcagccccacctaagcacaacagagcggtcagcacgccggtctaaacctatgcgcgcaggggtctgggcccatcgccctatgcacacctgcacgttgcgaacgcggccgcgagcagacctagcaacccacacgatcacggcggttacgtcaaagcggtccaacacggcgcgcgccactcagtcgctgacgtcacgaaggcttcggctgataccacgacgccgggatacccataactactcccgcgtagatggctagtgcgtatagaccaaatggccagactcagatcaaataccaagatctcgttaagcgtgttaagtatccgcgaacgccgaccagggccaggcccacctcttacctaggcggtctcaacctgccctgtcactccgccacaaagatccacttgcgggtactcctacgagccgacccgactttagtcatcacatgtgtcatgtatatagtatataagtatatacccgcgatcaccgcccaggtgatcacggcccgatagtgtagcacagcagacggacaagaatgtagggccactgatggaaatctagcatcctatactaagcatgtaggattgcaggtaaaggtatcaacagtagtagcaaggataggctatgcatcagaataggatatcgaaaagcagtaacatgctacactactctaatgcaagcagtatagaggagagtaggcgatatctggtgatcaaggggggggggcttgcctggttgctctggcaagtaggaggggtcgtcgactccgtagtcgaactgggcagcagcagtgtcggtctcgtagtctaccggagagaagagggggaagaaacagtaaatacaatgcaaacataagcatgacgatgcgtgacatgtcaatgagcggtgctaggggtgtcctaacgcgacagtaggaggtaccggtgaaggggggaacatccgggaggtattcccgatgtttcgcgctttcggacagacggaccggagggggaaagttgctagttcgataggttagggaggtgtggtggatgaacggactgcgtattcggattcgtctcgtcgttctgagcaactttcatatagaaaacattttcatccgagttacggtttaaaagatatgaattttcaaagtttatttgaatttctggaattatttaattaacagaaaaagggatatgacgtcagcatgacgtaggagtgacgtcagcggtcaacagtccgggttgactggtcaaactgacacgggggacccacctgtcatagactgtgggttaacagagga encodes the following:
- the LOC123143165 gene encoding uncharacterized protein is translated as MPQRIRSPPLIPSPTPISLLRRRQPFDAAEPLAIECLLHYECKQQEVSSWHNDVNWSLLHRQVLALGGLLPRFHSGRGHSSYGSGNVSTHSQVQLHWLSASRICSNTEYLQTQKALSTSAQGTSTSDYFSYIWGLMQQRQITVSE